From Pseudoalteromonas sp. Scap06:
ACAAAGCTATAAAAATACTTGGCGCTTAACTTGCGTAGCACTTATCTAGTTAATTAATAGAAGCCAGGGTGCAGCTCATGAATATAGAAATAAGCGTTATTATCCCAAACTACAATTGCAAACAGTATTTAGCAAAGGCACTGAGTAGTGTTATTGCTCAAAAAAATGTCAATCTAGAAATTATCGTTGTAGACGATGGCTCAACCGATGGCAGTGTTGAATGGTTGAGAAAAGCGCAGAACACATTTCCACAGCTGGTTATTTTAGAACAAGAAAATACCGGTGTAGTTAATGTACGCAACCGCGCTATTGCAGCTTCTAAAGGGGACTATATTGCATTCTTAGATGCCGACGACTATTGGAGTGATGATAAACTGTATGAGCAATTAGGTTATATGAAAGAAAACTCCGAATGTGTTTTAAGCTTTACTAACTATATGCATGTAAATGAAGACTATGAGCCTATTGTGGATTGCTTTTCTTTTTGGCCTGAATTTTCAAAATTTGTTGATAAGAAAAATATGGGCTACCAAAATTTAAAGTCGCCAATGGACTTGCTTATTTTTGCTAATGTAATAGGAACCTCTTCAGTTATGGTTAAACGCTCAGCCATTAATTATATCGGCCGATTTGATAACGTATTAAACAGCGCAAGTGATTGGGATTGCTGGTTAAAACTTGCAAGAATTGGTGATGTAGCTTTTTCACCGCGCATAGCCATGGATTACTTAATGAGAGCGGGCTCTATTACTGCGAATCGTAAAAATAGGCTCAACGCGATGAAAGAAATTGTTTCACGCTGCAAAAGAGATGCTGGAATGATTGCACAAATAAAAGCACAGGCACGTATATTAGAATGCTACGGTGAGTATTATCGAGAAATAGGCGCAAAATTTAAAGCGTTATCGACTACAACTGCCGCGTTTACGTTATTCCCGCATAAACGTAATTTACGCCATTTATTACATGATTTAAAAAACACATTTACTACTGCATCATAAATACTTCGCCAATACACAGCAAATAGCGTTTAAGCTATTTGTTTTGTATTGGCCTAAAGTAAATACTTCACCTAACTTTTTAAATTTAATGTATAACTTAATATTTTATGATCGCTGCCTTTAAACTCACTCACTTCCAGAGAAGATAAATTAAACTCTTGATTGAAAATACAATGGTCAATTGGCAAGCCTGTCATTAAAGTGTGTTTTATTGCAGTAGGTGCAAAGCTGGTATATGCATTTGCAGCTGCATAACAACTTTGCGCATTAAACCAATTAAAATAGCTCGACCAGGGAACAATATTTAAATCTCCCGCAATAAACCAAGGATCTATCTCTTTTGTACTCGCCTCGTTCATTGCTGATAATAACCGATTACGATTATGCCAATGAGTAGCAGTTCTTGGTGAAGGTGGATGGGCAATAAAAGCGGTAATAGGATGTTTATCTAATAACAGCTTAAGCTTAATATAACCTAATCGGTCGCCATCTAATTTAACTTGCTGTCTGTGTATAATCGGTAAACGCGAAATAACCACAATGCCGTAGGGGATCCCTTCGACTTCGCGATAACCAAACAAACTAGCTTTATTTAAAAACGGTTTAAGCAAATGCCGGTTTAAATCGCTAAACTCCTGCAAAACAAGCACATCCCATTGCTGGTTTTGTAAGTTCTTTAGATGCATGTCTACATAGGGATTATTGTAATTGAGGTTAATTTGCTTAACCGTTATCGCAGCCTTCGAGGGAATGACTTCTAATGAATGCAGCGGTAAAAGTGAACTTAAATTGATAATACAAATAATCGCAATCACTCCCCCTAGCCATAGTTTTTTTAGCGCAAGCAGTAACAATGCAAAAAACAACGCAGCAGCTAACAAAGGAAACCGAAAGGATATTAATAAATCAGCGTAATAAAACTGCCACGGATTAAATGCGGCAACAATTAGCAGCAAGGCAATTACTGCGATAACAGCAATGCTATAACCTCTTTTTGAATTACACCGCCTACTCGAAATAACCTTGAACATGAACGCCCCTTTTAACAATAAAAAAAGAATATACCTGAGTATATTCTTTATCTTAACTTTGAGTTTTATCAATTAAGCCGATAAAACTTAACCAGAACTCGACATAACCTGATGTTATCTAATCTCAAACATTTGGTTTTGTGTTTGAGCATCAAACTGCCAAGTAAAAGCAAGTGGTTGGGTGCTGGTATCGTAAAACCAAATTTCCGCTACTAGCTCAATATCTTGTCTGCTCATCGCAAGTGTGGTTGTGAGTGCCCCTTGCGTTAGAGGGGCTCTGAATAAGCAGTTATTGTAATCTGCTCGTTCTGTATTCAATTTTTTCTGACAAATATTTAGATACGCTCTTTCATCGCCTCTAGAAAGCGCTACATCAATAGCTAAATTAAATTTTGTTGATAAGTTAAAGTCATTATTTATAACTAAACTTGCCATACTTTGAGGCTCAACTGTTACAGGATCTGCAACCGGTGGAGCGACATTGGTCGGTGCAGGTGCTGCACCTTCATCGCCTCCGCCCCCGCAGGCTGTTAACAGTGATAATGAGCATAAGATAACGGTTAATTTATTCATTACTGTTCTCCTTTAACAACCACACTCGGTGCGTTGTAACTGTTAAACCACTGCGGCGCTTGCTGACCTGACGACTGTGCAAAATTAGCAAAACGATCATAAGCATTGGTGATATCCACCCCTTCAAGTGGATGTAGCCACTGCATACCGACTTCAATCGCCCAGGGAAGGCCATTTTCAGTTTGAAAAAATAACTCAGAGGCTTGCTGAGTGGCATCATCTGCACCATTAACAGCGAATAAACTACTATCGAAAGCCTCTGTTGGCGCTTGGTTTTTTAGATGAACCTCCCAGCTTCTTGCATTTTTACCAACTAAAAAGTCACCATGATAAAATCCTTCGCTACCAAAAATGAACGGATCGAGAAGTGTACCAGGTGCATTCGCTAGCGCTTTAGCTGCTTTTAATGGAATAGTCATACTAAACGTTACTTTACTGTTTACGTCACAATTGCTTTCGGTTCTAAAGTAATCACAGCCGGCTTGCTTCGTAATATGTTGCCAAGTGTCCTGCATGAAAATCAAAATTGCCTGCTCACGGTTTGCTTCTAATGGCGAGTCTAGTTGCGGCTCTCCATTGATAGTGTAAATGATATTTTGCTCATCAATTTCACTACTTAAAATAGCATTGGTTGTGCTATTAGTAGTTTCTGTAAGCCTTACAGCAAAACCATTGTGATAAGTTGCGCCCACTCCAACAAGTTGACCATCAATTTTATAGCCAACCACATTGCTTCCTTCAATCAGCTGCGTAGTACGATAATTTACAACGACATCATTAAAGTCGTAATCGCCTGAGAACGGCCATTTATCTTCATAGGCAAGCGTAACCCAATCGTTTTCACCAGGATAAACAGCGCTAGCAAATGTGGTTATTGGATAATCTTCCACTTCGCCACCTAGCACCCCACCCGTGGCAGTAATTAATGATGCCTCGGAGCCATCAGTAACTCGAAAGCGAGCCCATGTTTGCCCTGCTTTAACATTGCTCGGTACGCTAACTAAAATACTATTATCGCCTTTGTTAAGCGGATACTTAGTTACCATGCGCTCAGATTCACTAAAGCCACCATTTTGATCCCAGTCAAACCAAGCATATAAAAAGCTATCAGCTGACGCGTTAACAATAATTTGGCTATCTTGTCCTGCAGCAATCGCGGTTACAAAACTAACCCCGTCATCGGAGTCATCAATGGGATTCTTGATTAAATCATCATTCGTATTGATGTTTTCACCATCGACCGTTTCACCCAAGTAAATAAGATTACTACCAGTACTATTAGGATCAAATAAGTGTCGAGCGCCACTTTGCTCAAGACTCGTGTTATATGGGCGAGGAGCATCACCAAAATCGATAGAACTATCGGTAACTGCAACTTCTGCAATAGCGCATCGCGCACCATCATTTTGACTAGATTTAGGTCCTGAGGTAAATACGTTTGCTGTTGGTGTGTAGTCAACTACGGGGCTAATACTTAAATCAACTTTATGTATTTTTCCGCTTTTGTTATTACTAAAGTAAAACTGACCGTCAATGTCAAAGTAAGCGGCACCAAATGCGCCCGTATCATCACCAATGTCGAGCTGAGTTATAAATTTAGAAGTATTATTAGCAACGTTAATTTCATGCAAATCACCATTTGATTCAACTGCATAAAGTAAATTACTTTGTGGATGAAAGGCAAAATCATAAATCCCTAAATTCCAGTTAGCACTATTAGGTAAAAGCTGCGCAGTAATCTCAGCGGTTAGATCTGAGTTTAAATCGATTTCGTAAAGGCCAAACCGAGGAGTATAAACATAATATGAAGCGCGCTGATTTGCTGCATCGCCTGTTACCTGAATGTCACCTACATAAAAATTAGTATCTGGCAGCCCTGTGATATTTAAGCGAGCCATTTGGTAGTTACTGTCTATTTGCACCACACTTTTTGGTGCTTGGCGGCTAAAGCCATACAAGTACTGATCTTTATAATTAAAGCCAATGGCGTTTACGCTCTCATTGTTTGCCTCAGTAGTAAACGTTAAAGCCGCGGCTAACACCGTTGGTTTAGCTGATACTAAATCTATACCGTATAACTGTGCTTTGGCATCTTGCATTAAAAAAGCCTGACTTGGACAATTCTCAAATGGCTGACTAAGAACGGTGCAAGGCCACAATACACAGCAAACTTTTCCGAGATGGGTTAATTTCATACGTAAGCCCTCTATAGTTACATAGTTGAACTAATGCAGACTTTATTCCAAACTTTAACCTATTGAATTTAAATAATAATAAAAAATTACATCACTTAGATATGCAAGTTGCAACACATGTCTTTGCATTATGCGAGAGTAAAAATCACCTTCACAAACTCTCTGTATCTATGCTCTTAGACACGGGCTATTTGCTCTAAGTATGCAGCAGTTGAGTAAGCTTCATTAAATAAAGTACAATAGTAAAATTAAGGCAGGCCTTTTTAACGGCTGTGCTTGTTCATTTTAGGTAAAAAATCATGGCACACTCTCGCGGAAACTTATTCATTTTATCGGCACCTTCTGGGGCAGGTAAATCTAGCTTAATAAATGCACTACTGAAAAAGCATGCTGATATGAAAGTATCGGTATCGCACACCACTCGCGCACCGCGCCCTGGTGAAAATAATGCAGAACATTACCACTTTGTATCAGTTGATGAGTTTAAAGCGCTGATTGCCAAAGATGATTTTTTTGAATGGGCACAAGTATTTGATAACTATTATGGTACTTCTAAGCAAGCGATTGAAGAGCAACTCGCCGCAGGTATTGATGTATTTTTAGATATTGACTGGCAAGGCGCTCGCCAAGTTCGAGAAATAATGGACGACGTAAAAACTATCTTTATTTTACCGCCATCAAAACAAGAGCTAGAACAACGTTTAAATAATCGCGGCCAAGACTCTGCTGAAATTATTGCAGGTCGAATGGCGCAAGCTCAATCAGAAACCTCTCATTACAACGAATACGACTATGTTGTAGTGAATGATGATTTTGATACTGCTCTACGCGATTTAGAAACCATAGTAATTGCACAGCGATTAACGCTAAAAGCACAAACAACACGTCATCAAACTTTAATTAATGAGCTGCTCAAGTAATCTAAATTACGATTAATTTTCGGTTCATGGCTTAAAATAGATAAAAATTAACCACTGGCTATTGGCGAAACTTGCTGCGTGCAGTAAACTACGCCTTTGCTTTTAAATTATTTTGGAGTGCTAAGATGGCTCGCGTAACAGTTGAAGATGCAGTAGATGCAATTGGTAATCGTTTTGACTTAATTTTAGTTGCGGCCCGTCGTGCCCGCCAAATTGCTGTTGGTGGTAAAGATCCACTAGTAGATCCTGAGAACGATAAGCCGACAGTTGTTGCTTTACGTGAAATCGAACTTGGTTTAGTTGATAATTCTTCAATGGATGTTATTGACCGTGAAGAACAACAACATCAAGAAGCGGCAGAACTAGCTGCTGTTGCTGCCATTGTTGGTGGCAACCAATAATCAACCGCCCGGTCTGATTTAGCTAACGGCATAGTTTTTCAACTATAGCCGTTGGCAATCCTTTGTTTTCATCGTATATTCGTAACTTATCCTAACTTATTTGCTTCACGAGAACATTGGAGTGTGAATGTATCTTTTTGAAGGTCTTAAAAAGAAAATCTCAAAATACTTGCCAGCAGACGATGTTGAGCTAGTTCAAAAAGCCTACGTGGTAGCCCGAGAGGCTCATGAGGGTCAAACTCGTTCAAGTGGCGAGCCTTACATTACTCACCCCGTTGAAGTCACTCAAATATTAGCAAGCATGCATCTTGACCATGAAACGCTCATGGCAGCACTCATGCATGATGTGATTGAAGATACCGATTTTAGCCAACAAGATTTAGCTGAAATATTTGGTGAAACGGTGGCAGAACTCGTAGAGGGTGTGAGCAAGCTTGATAAATTGAGCTTCAAAGATAAAAAAGAGTTCCAAGCTGAAAACTATCGAAAAATGATTATGGCAATGACCCAAGATATTCGGGTTATTTTAATCAAGCTAGCTGATAGAACACACAACATGCGTACACTAGGCGCACTTCGTCCTGATAAGCGCCGCCGTATTGCTCGTGAAACCCTTGAGATTTATGCACCAATTGCTAATCGCTTAGGTATTCATGATATAAAAAATGAGCTAGAAGATTTAGGTTTTCAAGCACTGTACCCTATGCGTCATCGTGCACTTAAATCGGAAGTGGCTAAAGCGCGTGGTAATCGCAAAGAAGTTATTTCAAATATTCAAACTGAAATTGAAGCTCGCCTTGAAGAATCTGGCATAAAAGCGACCGTATCAGGCCGTGAAAAGCATCTATATAGTATTTATAAAAAAATGCTCAATAAAGAGCTGCTGTTTAACGAAGTCATGGATATTTACGCATTTCGTATTGCAGTAGACTCTATGGATACCTGTTATCGCGTACTTGGTGTAGCTCATAACTTATATAAGCCAATCGAAACCCGTTTTAAAGACTATATTGCTGTACCAAAAACTAATGGTTACCAATCATTACATACTTCTTTAGTTGGCCCGCATGGTATTCCTGTAGAAATTCAAATTCGTACTTTAGATATGGATCACATGGCTGATAAAGGGGTCGCAGCTCACTGGATGTATAAAAAGTCGGGTGACAATGCGGGTCATACTGCACAACAGCGCGCACGCCAATGGATGCAAAGCTTATTGGAATTACAACAAAGTGCAGGTTCCTCGTTTGAATTTGTAGAGAATGTAAAAACAGAGCTATTCCCAGAAGAAATTTATGTCTTTACCCCAGATGGTCGGATTATTGAACTTCCTATGGGTGCAACGGCGGTTGATTTTGCTTATGCCGTTCATACTGATGTAGGTAATACTTGTGTCGGTGCACGTGTGAACCGCAAGCCTTATCCTTTAAGTAAAGCCATTGATACAGGGCAAACAATAGAAATTATTACCAGTTCAGGCGCTCACCCTAACGCAACATGGCTTAACTTTATTGTTACTGGCAAAGCACGCTTGGGCGTACGCAACTACCTTAAAAGTCAACAGCATGAAGAAGCGTTATTACTTGGTCGTCGCTTACTTGACTCAGCGCTAGGGGAAAACAAATTTGATAACCTGCCAGCTGAAAATATTACCCGAGTGCTTGAAGAGCATGAGCTTTCCTCTACCTTAGAACTGCTAGTAGAGATTGGCTCAGGTAACTTAATGAGTATGCTGATTGCTAAACGCTTGTTACAAAACGACAATGATGATTTAAACGACATCGCAAAGCGTGCCAAGGCAACTATTATTGGTACCGAAGGTATGTTGGTTAATTATTCTAAATGTTGTCGTCCTGTACCTGGAGACGCTATTACTGCCCATGTTAGCCAAGGTAAAGGTTTAACCGTTCATCGCCAAGAGTGTAAAAATATTCGTGGTTGGGAAAATGATCGTTCGAAATACCTAGTCGTAAAATGGGATGATAATCCTGAAAAAGAATATATAGCGACTTTAAGAGTAGAAATCATTAACCACCAAGGTGCGCTGGCTAAATTAACCAATGTGGTCGCCACTACGCAGGCCAATATTGTAGAAATAGCTACCGATGAAAAAGAAAGTAATTTATACGTGATAGACTTAGGGATCACAGTTAAAAACCGTATTCATGTCGCCAATATTATGCGCCGCATACGTGTTATGCCCGATGTACAAAAAGTCTATCGTAAAAAATAAAATAGGAACATCATGAATAAAGCATTTATATCAACGGATAAAGCACCTGCAGCAATTGGTACATATAGCCAAGCAGTAAAAGTGGGTACAGCTGTTTATTTATCAGGGCAAATACCACTTGTCCCAGAAACAATGGACGTTATTTCTGAAGACTTTAGTGAGCAAACACATCAAGTATTTAAAAATATCAGTGCGGTTTGTGAGGAAGCTGGCGGTTCTATTCAAGACCTAGTAAAAGTTAATATTTACCTTACTGATCTTTCAAACTTTGCCATTGTGAACGAAGTTATGAGCCAATATTTTAAACAGCCTTACCCTGCGCGTGCAGCTATTGGCGTTCGTGCACTCCCTAAAGGTGTACAAGTAGAAATTGACGGCATTATGGAACTTCCTTCAACAAACTAACCTCTATAAGCTATGAGCGCCGCTCATAGCTTTTATCCCATTCTATAGCTACACTTTGATGAATTCTTGACTCAAAACTAAAATTCTAGCACTCTGTAATCACGTTATTTTATTAAACCTTACTTTTGTAGTAGAAAAGGATAACTTGTGTTTAAGCTTGCTCATAATGGCAATGTATTGCTCGATACGAGTAAATCTGCACCCACCAGTGCTGCTTTTATCATTGAAGCAATTGAACAATCGCCTTACAGCGAGTGTGAAATCGATCATGACGCCATAAATAACTATTTCAGTAGTGCAACACCTGAACGAATCTTAGTCGTTGCAACACGCCACGATGCAACCTTAATCGTTGAAATCAGCGATGATAAAATGCTAGCCACTGGCACGCTCACTCTCGCCAAAGGTGGCGCAACACTCAGTTTTGATGAAGCTAAAAAAGAATTAGTGAAAGCGCATGTTGCTAGAGGTTATAAACAAGCATTTTTAGAGCAGCTTTTACAAAAGCAATTTGAGCTTCCTCCGGGCTCTGTAGTTAGCGGACCACTCGCTAAAGGACGTTTACCTACTGACGGCCAAGATAGTAAATTTAAAGCCATGGTTAAAACCTTAAAGGACCGCCTTAAAGCACCCAAATTAAAAGAAGATGGTAGTGTTGATATGCGTGATTTTGGTAAATTAGCAAGTGTTAAACCGGGTGAATTACTAATCCAGCAGCAACCTGCTACTCCTGGTCAAGAAGGGTTTACCGTGATAGGTGATGTTTTACCAGCCAAACCAGGGCAAGTTCATGCCCTAATTGCAGGTGAGGGTACTGAAATATCAAAAAATAACCCGATGGAATTACTTTCAACTATTGCCGGCGTGCCTGTTGAAATAAATAACGGAATGCGTGTTGACGATATTTTCACTGTTAACGATGTGTCTGTAAAAACAGGCCATATCGACTTTGAAGGTAGTGTTATAGTTAGTAAAAATGTAGAGCCTGGAATGCGGATAAATGCAACAGGTGACATTACCGTTTTTGGTACAGTCGAATCTGGAGAATTAACCGCCGGTGGCGATATACTTGTAAAACAAGGGGTGATTGGCCATCAAAAGCCTGAAGATAAATCACTTTCTTGCAGAATAATTTGCGCAGGTGATGTGCATGCCTCACACTCTCAATATTGCTACATTGAAGCTAACAGCATATTGCTTGACCGCCAAGCCAGCCACAGCTCAATGAAAGCAAAAAATATAATTCAAATTGGTCAATCAGAACTACCTAAAGGAAAGTTATTTGGAGGTGAAATTTTAGATGCCACTAAACTAATTGCCGGAGAAATTGGTAACGAATCAGGGGCTAAAATGGCAATTAATTTAGCCGCTTCAGCTACTCAAATGACCAAAGATATTGATAAATATTTTAGTGAATTAACAGCTGCAAATGAACAGGTTGATAGCTTACAAGCTGCATTAGAAAAAGCAGATTTAATTAAAGATGCTCATAAAAAAAGCGAGCTCATGAATAAGATTGGATCAACTCAGATACATCATAGTCAACAAGCTGAACAACTAGAAAAGCAGATAGCGAGTTTAGAGCAAAAACTAAATACCATGCTCGATGAAGCCATTTTAACCGTAAATACCGTTTTACATTCTGGAGTGGAAATCCATATATTCAACAAGTTACTTAAAACAACTCGTAACTTTCCACCAAGTAATGTTAAGTTAGAAAACAATAAAATAGAAATTGAGTTTAAAACTTAATTATAAGGGGCTGTTAGTAACAGCCCCTTATTCTTTATAGTAAGCCGTCTACACTGTCATAGGTTTGTGCTGGCCACACACCTACCTGCACTTGCCCTATGTGTTGTTTTTGTAATAACAGCATAGCCAAGCGAGACTGACCAATACCACCACCAATTGTTTGAGGAAATTTACTTTCTAACAATGCTTTATGCCAATCAAACTCTAAACGGTCTTCGTCACCGGTAATTCCCAATTGAGCTTGCAAAACTTCAGGACTCACTCGAATTCCCATAGATGATATTTCGAAAGCATCTTCAAGAATTGGATTCCATACTAAAATATCGCCATTTAATCCCATATACTGATCACATGTTGGTGTTGACCAATCGTCGTAATCTGGCGCTCTCACATCATGAA
This genomic window contains:
- a CDS encoding endonuclease/exonuclease/phosphatase family protein; protein product: MFKVISSRRCNSKRGYSIAVIAVIALLLIVAAFNPWQFYYADLLISFRFPLLAAALFFALLLLALKKLWLGGVIAIICIINLSSLLPLHSLEVIPSKAAITVKQINLNYNNPYVDMHLKNLQNQQWDVLVLQEFSDLNRHLLKPFLNKASLFGYREVEGIPYGIVVISRLPIIHRQQVKLDGDRLGYIKLKLLLDKHPITAFIAHPPSPRTATHWHNRNRLLSAMNEASTKEIDPWFIAGDLNIVPWSSYFNWFNAQSCYAAANAYTSFAPTAIKHTLMTGLPIDHCIFNQEFNLSSLEVSEFKGSDHKILSYTLNLKS
- a CDS encoding glycosyltransferase family 2 protein, with the translated sequence MNIEISVIIPNYNCKQYLAKALSSVIAQKNVNLEIIVVDDGSTDGSVEWLRKAQNTFPQLVILEQENTGVVNVRNRAIAASKGDYIAFLDADDYWSDDKLYEQLGYMKENSECVLSFTNYMHVNEDYEPIVDCFSFWPEFSKFVDKKNMGYQNLKSPMDLLIFANVIGTSSVMVKRSAINYIGRFDNVLNSASDWDCWLKLARIGDVAFSPRIAMDYLMRAGSITANRKNRLNAMKEIVSRCKRDAGMIAQIKAQARILECYGEYYREIGAKFKALSTTTAAFTLFPHKRNLRHLLHDLKNTFTTAS
- a CDS encoding DUF342 domain-containing protein; this encodes MFKLAHNGNVLLDTSKSAPTSAAFIIEAIEQSPYSECEIDHDAINNYFSSATPERILVVATRHDATLIVEISDDKMLATGTLTLAKGGATLSFDEAKKELVKAHVARGYKQAFLEQLLQKQFELPPGSVVSGPLAKGRLPTDGQDSKFKAMVKTLKDRLKAPKLKEDGSVDMRDFGKLASVKPGELLIQQQPATPGQEGFTVIGDVLPAKPGQVHALIAGEGTEISKNNPMELLSTIAGVPVEINNGMRVDDIFTVNDVSVKTGHIDFEGSVIVSKNVEPGMRINATGDITVFGTVESGELTAGGDILVKQGVIGHQKPEDKSLSCRIICAGDVHASHSQYCYIEANSILLDRQASHSSMKAKNIIQIGQSELPKGKLFGGEILDATKLIAGEIGNESGAKMAINLAASATQMTKDIDKYFSELTAANEQVDSLQAALEKADLIKDAHKKSELMNKIGSTQIHHSQQAEQLEKQIASLEQKLNTMLDEAILTVNTVLHSGVEIHIFNKLLKTTRNFPPSNVKLENNKIEIEFKT
- the gmk gene encoding guanylate kinase, yielding MAHSRGNLFILSAPSGAGKSSLINALLKKHADMKVSVSHTTRAPRPGENNAEHYHFVSVDEFKALIAKDDFFEWAQVFDNYYGTSKQAIEEQLAAGIDVFLDIDWQGARQVREIMDDVKTIFILPPSKQELEQRLNNRGQDSAEIIAGRMAQAQSETSHYNEYDYVVVNDDFDTALRDLETIVIAQRLTLKAQTTRHQTLINELLK
- the rpoZ gene encoding DNA-directed RNA polymerase subunit omega; protein product: MARVTVEDAVDAIGNRFDLILVAARRARQIAVGGKDPLVDPENDKPTVVALREIELGLVDNSSMDVIDREEQQHQEAAELAAVAAIVGGNQ
- a CDS encoding RidA family protein, which codes for MNKAFISTDKAPAAIGTYSQAVKVGTAVYLSGQIPLVPETMDVISEDFSEQTHQVFKNISAVCEEAGGSIQDLVKVNIYLTDLSNFAIVNEVMSQYFKQPYPARAAIGVRALPKGVQVEIDGIMELPSTN
- a CDS encoding LruC domain-containing protein codes for the protein MKLTHLGKVCCVLWPCTVLSQPFENCPSQAFLMQDAKAQLYGIDLVSAKPTVLAAALTFTTEANNESVNAIGFNYKDQYLYGFSRQAPKSVVQIDSNYQMARLNITGLPDTNFYVGDIQVTGDAANQRASYYVYTPRFGLYEIDLNSDLTAEITAQLLPNSANWNLGIYDFAFHPQSNLLYAVESNGDLHEINVANNTSKFITQLDIGDDTGAFGAAYFDIDGQFYFSNNKSGKIHKVDLSISPVVDYTPTANVFTSGPKSSQNDGARCAIAEVAVTDSSIDFGDAPRPYNTSLEQSGARHLFDPNSTGSNLIYLGETVDGENINTNDDLIKNPIDDSDDGVSFVTAIAAGQDSQIIVNASADSFLYAWFDWDQNGGFSESERMVTKYPLNKGDNSILVSVPSNVKAGQTWARFRVTDGSEASLITATGGVLGGEVEDYPITTFASAVYPGENDWVTLAYEDKWPFSGDYDFNDVVVNYRTTQLIEGSNVVGYKIDGQLVGVGATYHNGFAVRLTETTNSTTNAILSSEIDEQNIIYTINGEPQLDSPLEANREQAILIFMQDTWQHITKQAGCDYFRTESNCDVNSKVTFSMTIPLKAAKALANAPGTLLDPFIFGSEGFYHGDFLVGKNARSWEVHLKNQAPTEAFDSSLFAVNGADDATQQASELFFQTENGLPWAIEVGMQWLHPLEGVDITNAYDRFANFAQSSGQQAPQWFNSYNAPSVVVKGEQ
- the spoT gene encoding bifunctional GTP diphosphokinase/guanosine-3',5'-bis pyrophosphate 3'-pyrophosphohydrolase codes for the protein MYLFEGLKKKISKYLPADDVELVQKAYVVAREAHEGQTRSSGEPYITHPVEVTQILASMHLDHETLMAALMHDVIEDTDFSQQDLAEIFGETVAELVEGVSKLDKLSFKDKKEFQAENYRKMIMAMTQDIRVILIKLADRTHNMRTLGALRPDKRRRIARETLEIYAPIANRLGIHDIKNELEDLGFQALYPMRHRALKSEVAKARGNRKEVISNIQTEIEARLEESGIKATVSGREKHLYSIYKKMLNKELLFNEVMDIYAFRIAVDSMDTCYRVLGVAHNLYKPIETRFKDYIAVPKTNGYQSLHTSLVGPHGIPVEIQIRTLDMDHMADKGVAAHWMYKKSGDNAGHTAQQRARQWMQSLLELQQSAGSSFEFVENVKTELFPEEIYVFTPDGRIIELPMGATAVDFAYAVHTDVGNTCVGARVNRKPYPLSKAIDTGQTIEIITSSGAHPNATWLNFIVTGKARLGVRNYLKSQQHEEALLLGRRLLDSALGENKFDNLPAENITRVLEEHELSSTLELLVEIGSGNLMSMLIAKRLLQNDNDDLNDIAKRAKATIIGTEGMLVNYSKCCRPVPGDAITAHVSQGKGLTVHRQECKNIRGWENDRSKYLVVKWDDNPEKEYIATLRVEIINHQGALAKLTNVVATTQANIVEIATDEKESNLYVIDLGITVKNRIHVANIMRRIRVMPDVQKVYRKK